Proteins encoded within one genomic window of Salipaludibacillus agaradhaerens:
- a CDS encoding peptidoglycan-binding protein: protein MKVRHLIFLLVLLFSLVHFSSQYTLAEEENDEQVSQEKIEGEGESSEKENDDNLSSEESEHSPSEENNNENPEVDSNESLIENEEIIEVEAEEPIEVSSMVSDGNLFKRGDSDPRIIQLKIDLAKLGFPVSNNPNENFGPSTEEAVKDFQSYFAIEVHGMADETTLNKIDEILSTPLQNGGNHADAITLKENLSKLGFHVSNNPNTAYGPTTERRVREFQAFYNLRENGIADEVTLAKIEELINTPMSRGDYRQDVVDLKVKLAEVGFAVSANPNPQFGPSTERIVKDFQSYYGLESHGRADNATLAKIEEVLGSPFRSGRNHEDTITLKENLSRLGFHVSDNPNTAYGPSTEARVKEFQSYYGLVANGIGDEVTLAKLEELLSSSFQNGESHEDVITLKENLSKLGFHVSDNPNTVYGPMTERRVREFQAYYGLVVNGMADEATLNKIDEILSTPLQNGGNHADAITLKEHLSKLGFHVSNNPNTAYGPTTERRVREFQAFYNLRENGIADEVTLAKIEELINTPMSRGDYRQDVVDLKIKLAEIGFAISPDPTPQFGPSTEQAVKDFQSYYGLSSSGIVNDATLNKIEEILNSPFRNGRNHEDTITLKENLSKLGFHVSNNPNTAYGPSTELRVIEFQQYYGLVVNGIADQPTLNRIQEILNWYLRNGQSHEDVIQLKEDLARLGYHISNNPNENYGPATEREVRNFQSDNGLRVSGIADQVTLDAIQSLLKNEPVIRYTQYNYTIDDMVRTQLQVSPRTDLYRTKIAYVSSDHVNRQGSTGTVTASVLNVRFEPNTRLNSIGTINSGAKVTIIGTEKDTSPSSNRTWYAIEYPHGQNWQFARMADVKRMVNPNSFSLNVNNQDMYQFLVLSETSGVSATYLNNQLIGKGILEGRGTTFKNAAEKYSINEFYLLSHAILETGNGNSPLANGSIEVGQISANRWVVYTPNSTHIAERSGSTWNVQQVSSYSRSQATNIRKTYNMFGIGAVDIDTYVRGAIRAYEEAWFTPAAAIDGGTKFIAESYVHHPTFAQDTLYKMRWNPQIRGTHQYATDIGWAQKQTANIFKHYQAQSNLRRTFDIPRYK from the coding sequence GTGAAAGTCAGACATTTAATTTTTTTATTAGTCTTACTATTTTCTCTCGTCCACTTTAGTTCACAATATACGCTTGCTGAGGAAGAAAATGATGAGCAAGTAAGCCAAGAAAAAATAGAAGGTGAAGGAGAGAGTTCAGAAAAAGAAAATGATGACAATTTGTCATCAGAAGAAAGCGAGCATAGTCCTTCAGAAGAGAATAATAATGAAAATCCAGAAGTTGACTCTAATGAAAGTCTTATAGAAAATGAAGAAATAATCGAAGTAGAAGCAGAAGAGCCCATAGAAGTAAGCAGTATGGTTTCTGATGGGAATCTTTTCAAAAGAGGTGACAGTGACCCGAGAATCATTCAATTAAAAATCGATTTAGCTAAGCTAGGGTTCCCTGTTTCTAATAACCCCAATGAAAACTTTGGGCCATCTACGGAAGAGGCAGTAAAAGATTTTCAAAGTTACTTCGCTATCGAGGTACATGGAATGGCTGATGAAACCACGTTAAATAAGATAGATGAGATTCTATCAACACCTCTACAAAACGGAGGAAATCATGCGGATGCCATCACCTTGAAGGAGAACTTGTCTAAGTTAGGATTTCACGTGTCGAATAATCCTAACACGGCTTATGGTCCAACGACAGAACGTAGAGTAAGAGAGTTTCAAGCGTTCTATAACTTACGAGAAAATGGTATTGCAGATGAAGTGACGTTGGCAAAGATTGAAGAGTTAATCAACACCCCGATGTCGCGAGGGGATTACCGTCAAGATGTAGTGGATTTAAAGGTTAAACTAGCAGAGGTAGGTTTTGCAGTTTCAGCTAATCCCAACCCTCAATTTGGCCCATCGACAGAACGGATAGTAAAAGATTTTCAAAGTTACTATGGTCTAGAAAGTCATGGAAGGGCAGATAACGCTACGTTAGCCAAAATAGAAGAGGTGTTAGGGAGCCCCTTTAGAAGTGGTCGAAACCATGAAGATACGATAACCTTAAAGGAGAATCTATCGAGACTAGGTTTTCATGTATCCGATAATCCAAACACTGCTTATGGACCTTCTACGGAGGCGCGAGTCAAAGAATTTCAATCGTATTATGGGTTAGTGGCGAATGGAATAGGCGATGAGGTGACGTTGGCAAAGCTAGAAGAGCTTTTATCGAGTTCTTTCCAAAATGGAGAGAGTCATGAGGATGTTATCACTCTTAAGGAGAACTTATCTAAGTTAGGATTTCATGTATCAGACAATCCTAACACGGTATATGGTCCTATGACAGAACGGCGAGTCAGAGAGTTCCAAGCTTACTATGGGTTAGTGGTAAATGGGATGGCAGATGAAGCCACGTTAAACAAGATCGATGAGATTCTATCAACACCTCTACAAAACGGAGGAAATCATGCGGATGCCATCACCTTGAAGGAGCACTTGTCTAAGTTAGGATTCCACGTGTCGAATAATCCAAACACGGCTTATGGTCCAACGACAGAACGTAGAGTAAGAGAGTTTCAAGCGTTCTATAACTTACGAGAAAATGGTATCGCAGATGAAGTGACGTTGGCAAAGATTGAAGAGTTAATCAACACCCCGATGTCGCGAGGGGATTATCGGCAAGATGTGGTAGATTTAAAGATTAAGCTAGCAGAGATAGGATTTGCGATTTCACCCGATCCGACTCCCCAATTTGGTCCATCAACAGAACAGGCGGTAAAAGATTTTCAAAGTTACTATGGGTTAAGTAGTAGTGGTATTGTAAATGATGCCACTCTAAATAAAATTGAAGAGATACTAAACTCACCATTTAGAAACGGACGGAACCATGAAGATACGATTACCTTAAAAGAGAATTTGTCTAAGTTAGGTTTTCATGTATCTAACAATCCTAACACGGCTTATGGCCCATCGACAGAATTGAGAGTGATAGAGTTCCAACAGTACTATGGACTTGTCGTAAATGGTATAGCAGACCAACCGACGTTAAATAGAATACAAGAAATTCTTAATTGGTATCTCCGTAATGGTCAAAGTCATGAGGATGTTATCCAGTTAAAAGAGGATTTAGCGAGACTAGGTTATCATATATCAAATAATCCAAATGAAAATTATGGACCAGCTACTGAAAGGGAAGTAAGGAATTTTCAATCTGATAATGGGTTGAGAGTTAGTGGGATTGCTGATCAAGTAACACTTGATGCCATACAATCATTATTAAAAAATGAACCTGTTATAAGATATACTCAATACAACTATACTATAGATGATATGGTGAGGACTCAATTGCAAGTTAGTCCAAGGACAGACTTGTACAGGACAAAAATTGCCTATGTATCGAGTGATCATGTAAATAGGCAAGGTAGTACAGGAACGGTTACCGCTTCTGTATTGAATGTTAGGTTTGAGCCTAATACAAGGTTAAATAGCATTGGTACCATTAATTCAGGTGCAAAAGTTACAATTATAGGGACGGAAAAAGATACAAGTCCTAGCTCTAATAGAACTTGGTATGCAATTGAGTACCCACATGGACAAAATTGGCAGTTTGCTAGAATGGCTGATGTAAAGAGAATGGTAAATCCTAATAGTTTTTCTTTGAATGTTAATAATCAAGATATGTATCAATTTTTAGTTTTATCTGAAACATCGGGCGTTTCGGCGACATACTTGAATAATCAATTAATAGGCAAAGGAATTTTAGAAGGTAGAGGAACTACATTTAAAAATGCAGCTGAGAAATATAGCATTAATGAATTTTATTTACTTTCACATGCTATCTTAGAAACTGGTAACGGTAATTCTCCTCTTGCAAACGGAAGTATTGAAGTGGGGCAGATTTCTGCTAATAGATGGGTAGTTTATACACCTAATAGTACTCACATTGCTGAAAGGTCAGGGAGTACTTGGAACGTTCAACAAGTGAGTAGTTATAGCAGAAGTCAAGCTACCAATATTCGTAAAACATATAATATGTTTGGGATAGGTGCTGTTGACATTGACACCTATGTAAGAGGGGCGATTAGAGCGTATGAAGAAGCGTGGTTTACACCTGCAGCAGCAATAGATGGTGGGACAAAATTTATAGCCGAGTCTTATGTCCACCATCCAACTTTTGCACAAGATACTTTATATAAAATGAGGTGGAACCCTCAGATACGGGGCACACACCAATACGCTACAGACATTGGGTGGGCTCAAAAGCAAACAGCCAATATATTTAAACACTACCAAGCACAGAGTAATCTTCGAAGAACATTTGACATTCCAAGGTATAAATAA
- a CDS encoding sugar transferase, which translates to MTNIGESRSHRFFLIAGDLFCILAAYISAFYIRYLDFPDRNWEAFISLLPWILLIGLFFISVYELYALDRKNTISDIVRKILVASSLMTFLTMAASYLFREFAMPRSVVLIAAVFMVILMVIFKVIYLKLTRGSVIGKVLLIGNESNTDKLINKIKHPMLKGTKVQHISGDSSIEHIGYCLEDCDYVVLCTDISKESKSQVIYHAMERNKVVYVIPTLYELLLQRASITPLEDTLVMGVQPFGLTWDKVFVKRVFDFVASLLLLVLISPLMLFVAIIVKLDDPKGKVIYSQERLGKHDKPFTIYKFRSMITGAENKTGPVLATSDDDRITKVGKFIRSTRLDELPQLFNVLKGDMSLVGPRPEREFFIKQLSEEYYHYGYRNRVQPGITGYAQVMGKYSTGVEDKLRFDLYYIRNYSLWLDIIILLKTFLVIFDRSKSEGTGDASEDKDKSDGDRQEVPKTTTKSRSTLNL; encoded by the coding sequence ATGACGAATATTGGCGAATCAAGAAGCCATAGGTTTTTTCTAATAGCTGGAGATTTGTTTTGTATTCTTGCGGCCTATATTAGTGCGTTTTATATACGTTATTTAGATTTCCCAGATCGCAACTGGGAAGCATTTATCTCTTTACTTCCATGGATTTTGCTTATCGGATTATTTTTTATCTCAGTGTACGAATTATATGCATTAGATAGGAAGAATACGATCAGTGATATTGTGAGAAAAATTCTCGTGGCATCTTCTTTAATGACTTTTTTAACGATGGCAGCTTCTTATTTATTCAGAGAGTTTGCAATGCCGCGGTCAGTTGTGTTAATTGCAGCGGTATTTATGGTTATTTTAATGGTGATTTTTAAGGTCATTTATTTAAAACTTACGAGAGGATCCGTCATTGGGAAAGTCTTGCTTATTGGGAATGAATCGAATACCGATAAACTTATTAATAAAATTAAGCATCCTATGTTGAAAGGAACGAAGGTTCAGCATATTTCTGGTGACAGTTCTATAGAGCATATAGGCTATTGTTTGGAAGATTGTGATTATGTTGTTTTGTGTACCGATATATCAAAAGAATCAAAATCTCAAGTGATTTATCATGCGATGGAGCGTAATAAAGTCGTCTATGTGATTCCAACACTTTATGAGTTGCTGTTACAACGTGCATCTATTACGCCATTAGAAGACACACTTGTTATGGGTGTACAGCCATTCGGACTTACGTGGGATAAAGTCTTTGTAAAGCGAGTATTTGATTTTGTAGCATCGTTATTATTATTAGTACTTATCTCCCCACTCATGTTATTTGTAGCTATAATTGTTAAATTAGATGATCCGAAGGGGAAGGTTATCTATTCACAAGAACGACTGGGAAAACATGATAAACCATTTACGATTTATAAATTTCGTTCAATGATTACGGGAGCTGAAAATAAGACAGGCCCTGTTTTAGCAACATCTGATGATGATAGGATTACGAAGGTTGGCAAATTCATTCGCTCGACACGTCTTGATGAGCTTCCTCAATTGTTTAATGTGCTAAAAGGAGATATGTCCTTAGTAGGTCCACGACCTGAGAGAGAATTCTTTATTAAGCAATTGTCGGAGGAATATTATCATTATGGGTATCGTAACAGAGTTCAACCTGGTATAACGGGTTACGCACAAGTTATGGGAAAATACAGCACAGGGGTAGAGGATAAGCTACGATTCGACCTTTATTATATTAGAAATTACAGCCTTTGGCTTGATATAATCATTTTATTAAAAACGTTTCTCGTCATTTTTGACCGTTCAAAATCTGAAGGGACTGGTGACGCATCTGAAGATAAGGATAAGAGTGACGGGGATAGGCAAGAAGTGCCTAAAACAACGACTAAATCACGATCAACACTGAATTTATAG
- a CDS encoding ABC transporter substrate-binding protein: protein MRKMVLAALSSVFLLSACGGNNANDASGDLEEQTVVGDDIEGATELTFWNFQELHTQFFEDAVIRWNEENPDRPIQLIAETYPYDQMHNNLLLALQSGSGAPDIADIEISQFANYLQGEVQLEALNDVVEPELDDLITSRFDIYAKDGNYYGIDYHVGATVMFYNEEIMNEAGVDIDSIETWDDYVEAGEQVVANTDAVMTTVESDDHFTFWCLISQRGSDYFDENGDVILDNETNVDTLQFIYDLVYEHEIAEIAPGGYHHAEEYYGFMNDGGAASLMMPMWYMGRFLDYMEDLDGKMQIRPLPMWEEGGNRSAGMGGTGTVVTNQTENSELAKDFLAFAKLSEEGNVKLWEILGFDPPRHDVWDSPAMAEDNRFYQYFHDDIFEILHDIRDEINNLNITEQTTNAQQEINSNVMHSVLRDQSRTSQEALEDAADAIRSRMIE from the coding sequence ATGAGAAAAATGGTTTTAGCGGCACTATCAAGTGTTTTTCTACTGTCAGCATGTGGGGGAAACAATGCAAATGACGCCAGTGGAGACTTAGAGGAACAAACCGTTGTTGGGGACGACATTGAAGGGGCTACAGAGCTTACATTTTGGAATTTCCAAGAACTTCATACGCAATTTTTTGAAGACGCTGTCATTAGGTGGAATGAAGAAAATCCAGATCGTCCTATTCAGTTAATCGCGGAAACATACCCGTATGATCAAATGCATAATAATCTATTACTAGCACTTCAATCTGGCAGTGGCGCCCCAGATATAGCAGATATAGAGATTAGTCAATTTGCGAATTATTTACAAGGTGAGGTCCAGCTCGAAGCTTTGAATGATGTTGTTGAGCCTGAATTAGATGATTTAATTACTTCTAGATTTGATATTTATGCGAAAGACGGTAATTATTATGGAATTGACTATCATGTCGGGGCGACGGTGATGTTTTATAATGAAGAAATTATGAATGAAGCGGGTGTAGATATTGATTCTATAGAAACTTGGGATGATTATGTGGAAGCAGGCGAACAAGTCGTAGCTAATACAGATGCTGTTATGACGACAGTAGAATCAGACGATCACTTTACTTTTTGGTGCTTAATCAGTCAAAGAGGCTCTGATTATTTTGACGAAAATGGTGACGTTATTCTTGATAATGAAACAAATGTTGACACACTGCAATTTATCTATGACCTTGTTTATGAGCATGAAATTGCAGAAATAGCTCCTGGAGGATACCATCATGCGGAAGAATATTATGGTTTTATGAATGATGGTGGCGCTGCCTCGTTGATGATGCCGATGTGGTATATGGGACGATTTCTTGACTATATGGAAGATTTAGATGGAAAGATGCAGATTCGTCCTTTACCAATGTGGGAAGAAGGCGGTAATCGTTCTGCTGGTATGGGTGGTACAGGGACAGTCGTAACGAATCAAACTGAGAACTCTGAATTGGCGAAAGATTTTTTAGCTTTTGCGAAATTGTCTGAAGAAGGCAATGTGAAACTTTGGGAAATACTTGGGTTTGACCCTCCAAGACACGATGTGTGGGATTCCCCTGCCATGGCAGAAGACAATCGTTTCTATCAATATTTCCATGATGACATTTTTGAGATTCTTCATGATATTCGAGACGAAATTAATAACTTGAATATTACTGAACAGACAACAAATGCCCAACAGGAAATTAACTCCAATGTGATGCACTCTGTTTTACGTGATCAAAGTAGAACTTCACAAGAAGCATTAGAAGATGCAGCAGATGCTATCAGAAGTCGGATGATAGAGTAA
- the racE gene encoding glutamate racemase: protein MENAIGVIDSGVGGLTVAHELMRQLPKERLIYLGDTLRCPYGSRSEDEVRQFTWEMVDFLLQKEIKLLVIACNTATAFTLEELQKELKIPVIGVIQPGARAAINYTHNNNVAVIGTEGTIRSNAYEETLKAINSEINVFSLACPLFVPLVENRSAYEYKFKEIIQKSLAPLKMEQNMDTLILGCTHYPIIKDAIQEAIGDKVSIVSSSEETARETSVVLDFHQILNHKPYKSNHQFFTTGKIETFTSITKAIFKSSIKNLKTVTIEKAIIR, encoded by the coding sequence ATGGAAAATGCAATAGGAGTCATTGATTCAGGAGTAGGTGGCTTAACTGTAGCTCATGAATTGATGAGACAATTACCGAAAGAAAGACTTATTTACCTAGGGGATACTTTAAGGTGTCCCTATGGATCAAGATCTGAAGATGAAGTAAGGCAATTCACTTGGGAAATGGTTGATTTTTTACTACAGAAAGAGATCAAACTCTTAGTTATTGCCTGTAATACTGCTACTGCCTTTACGTTAGAAGAGCTTCAAAAGGAATTAAAAATACCAGTTATTGGAGTTATACAACCAGGAGCAAGAGCTGCAATTAATTACACTCATAATAATAATGTAGCTGTAATAGGTACAGAGGGTACTATTAGAAGTAACGCTTATGAAGAGACTCTGAAAGCTATAAATTCGGAAATAAACGTTTTTTCATTAGCTTGTCCTCTGTTTGTACCTTTAGTTGAGAATAGGTCAGCATATGAGTATAAATTCAAAGAAATTATTCAGAAATCTTTAGCGCCGTTAAAAATGGAGCAAAATATGGATACATTAATTTTAGGGTGTACGCACTATCCGATTATAAAAGATGCGATACAAGAGGCGATAGGGGATAAAGTGTCGATAGTATCTTCTAGTGAAGAAACTGCAAGAGAAACGAGTGTTGTACTTGACTTTCATCAAATATTAAATCATAAACCGTACAAATCTAATCATCAGTTTTTTACGACGGGTAAAATTGAGACATTCACTTCTATTACAAAAGCGATTTTTAAGAGTTCAATTAAAAATCTTAAAACAGTCACAATTGAAAAGGCGATAATAAGATAG
- a CDS encoding SDR family NAD(P)-dependent oxidoreductase, giving the protein METVLITGGAGFIGSHVTDALVENGQEIVVLDNLSTGSTENINSSSSVTFIEGDVRDEALVENIFRKNPDISGVIHLAAQSKVAPSLDDPLEDLMINVKGTVTVLEASRRHGVKTFVYASSAAVYGHVESLPISEEDRVKPLSPYGASKLAAEQYVQTFGTLYDMNVSALRFANVYGPRQSADTEAGVITIFIEKLLSGRTPYIQGDGEQTRDFVYVDDVVNAVITPFLNSKEMKVNGVFNVSSQSQTPINQLLEVLCKEVGNTFNPDYGPVRAGDIKHSYLSHDKLTKVSNWRPQTPLNEGLKRTVQYYRSLY; this is encoded by the coding sequence ATGGAGACTGTATTAATAACAGGGGGCGCTGGATTTATTGGCTCTCATGTTACTGACGCTCTTGTAGAGAATGGGCAGGAGATTGTTGTACTTGATAATCTATCAACAGGTAGTACAGAGAATATCAATTCATCTTCTTCTGTCACATTTATTGAGGGTGATGTGAGGGATGAAGCCCTTGTAGAAAATATCTTTCGAAAAAACCCTGATATATCGGGTGTTATTCATTTAGCTGCCCAAAGTAAGGTGGCGCCTTCACTTGATGACCCACTAGAGGATTTAATGATTAACGTGAAAGGGACTGTCACAGTCTTGGAAGCTTCAAGAAGACATGGGGTCAAAACGTTCGTTTATGCTTCTTCTGCAGCTGTATACGGCCACGTGGAGAGTTTACCTATTTCTGAGGAGGACCGTGTTAAACCGCTATCCCCATATGGAGCCTCCAAACTTGCTGCGGAGCAATATGTTCAAACTTTTGGTACTCTTTATGATATGAATGTAAGTGCTCTCAGGTTTGCGAATGTTTATGGTCCAAGACAAAGTGCTGATACAGAAGCAGGAGTCATCACAATTTTTATTGAAAAATTATTGTCAGGACGTACGCCATACATTCAAGGGGATGGTGAGCAGACCCGTGATTTCGTCTATGTAGACGATGTTGTTAATGCGGTAATCACGCCATTTTTAAATAGCAAGGAAATGAAGGTTAATGGGGTATTTAACGTTAGTTCTCAGTCTCAAACGCCAATTAATCAGTTGTTAGAAGTGCTCTGTAAAGAAGTGGGGAACACATTTAACCCTGATTACGGTCCGGTAAGGGCGGGGGATATTAAGCATAGTTATTTAAGTCATGATAAATTAACTAAAGTATCTAATTGGAGGCCTCAAACCCCTCTAAACGAGGGATTAAAACGTACTGTTCAATATTATCGATCGTTATATTAA
- a CDS encoding carbohydrate ABC transporter permease, producing the protein MGTTISTEKGKPLGTPNSPRKRSSFLYSKKAAPYIFVSPFILSFLFLFLYPFISAINMSFQRVLPGQVEYIGLRNYERVLNPTFYTALQNTTVYVILTVILLTVLPLIFALFLNNRLMKMTNFFRAAIFIPALTSVIVAGTIFRMIFGDSDMAIANQFLSFFGFSPIEWRYGAASGMFLMVVLASWRWMGVNILYFLAGLQNVNHDLYEAADIDGANVWQKFKHVTFPAIKPIVIFLTTITTINGFRMFEESFVFWETSSPGNIGLTVVGYIYQEGIQRNDMGFGAAVGIVLLLVIFVVSVIQLYLTGAFKKGDS; encoded by the coding sequence ATGGGAACGACAATTTCTACTGAAAAAGGAAAGCCCTTAGGTACACCGAACAGTCCGAGGAAGCGATCTAGCTTTCTGTACTCTAAAAAAGCCGCGCCTTATATTTTCGTATCACCTTTTATTCTTTCATTTTTATTTTTATTCCTCTATCCATTTATTAGCGCCATAAACATGAGTTTTCAAAGAGTGCTTCCTGGACAAGTAGAATATATCGGATTAAGGAACTATGAGAGAGTTTTAAATCCAACATTTTATACCGCACTACAAAATACAACGGTGTATGTTATTTTAACAGTCATTCTCTTGACCGTATTACCACTCATTTTTGCACTCTTTTTAAATAACCGTCTCATGAAAATGACGAACTTTTTCCGGGCGGCTATTTTTATTCCTGCTCTCACATCGGTCATAGTAGCCGGAACGATTTTTAGAATGATATTTGGGGATTCTGATATGGCGATTGCAAACCAATTCCTCAGTTTCTTTGGATTTTCTCCAATTGAATGGCGATATGGAGCAGCCTCAGGTATGTTCCTGATGGTAGTTTTAGCCTCATGGCGCTGGATGGGAGTAAATATCCTTTATTTCCTTGCGGGATTGCAAAATGTAAATCATGACCTTTACGAAGCGGCAGATATTGACGGGGCGAACGTATGGCAGAAATTCAAACACGTCACCTTCCCTGCAATCAAACCAATTGTCATCTTCTTAACTACGATTACAACCATTAATGGGTTTAGAATGTTTGAAGAAAGTTTTGTTTTTTGGGAGACAAGTTCCCCTGGGAATATAGGTTTAACGGTTGTGGGCTATATTTATCAAGAAGGGATCCAACGTAATGATATGGGTTTTGGAGCAGCAGTGGGAATCGTTCTGCTCTTAGTCATCTTTGTCGTTAGTGTTATACAATTATATTTAACAGGCGCATTTAAAAAGGGTGATTCATAA
- a CDS encoding carbohydrate ABC transporter permease: MEKTLKEKMITCLLVGLFILVAFVALFPVISLVVASLSPASDLMRYGLSGELFFSSFDFQNFQAIFGTEGSSYWQWYLNSIIISAVLIVLSLFFSSLVGYALAVYEFKGKRFVFILVLLILMIPFEILMLPLFRMMTAFSLVDSYFAVMLPLIVAPIAVFFFRQYSVGLPKELMEAARIDGCTEYGIFFRIMAPLMLPSFAAMAILQGLTSWNNFLWPLLVLRSNDMFTLPIGLATLLTPYGNNYQILFAGSVLSIIPIIILFLFFQRFFIAGLTSGGVKG, encoded by the coding sequence ATGGAAAAAACGCTGAAAGAAAAAATGATAACATGTCTGCTTGTAGGCTTATTTATATTAGTGGCATTTGTGGCGTTATTTCCGGTTATTTCACTGGTTGTGGCGTCGTTAAGCCCAGCATCCGATTTAATGAGATATGGGTTATCAGGAGAATTATTCTTTTCATCCTTTGATTTTCAAAATTTCCAGGCCATTTTTGGAACGGAAGGAAGTAGCTACTGGCAATGGTATTTGAATAGTATCATCATTTCCGCAGTTCTTATTGTTTTATCTTTGTTTTTCTCATCACTGGTAGGGTATGCTCTTGCCGTATATGAATTTAAAGGTAAACGTTTTGTGTTTATTCTTGTTTTGCTAATTTTAATGATTCCTTTTGAAATTCTAATGTTACCTCTTTTTCGAATGATGACAGCTTTTAGTTTAGTCGATTCTTATTTTGCAGTTATGCTGCCTTTAATTGTAGCGCCTATAGCGGTGTTCTTTTTTAGACAATATTCCGTTGGACTTCCAAAAGAATTAATGGAAGCTGCGAGAATTGATGGTTGTACGGAATATGGCATTTTCTTTAGAATTATGGCCCCCCTTATGTTACCTTCTTTTGCGGCAATGGCTATTTTACAAGGCTTAACAAGCTGGAATAATTTCTTATGGCCGTTACTTGTGTTAAGGTCAAACGACATGTTTACGTTACCTATTGGATTGGCCACATTGTTAACGCCTTATGGGAATAACTATCAAATTTTATTCGCAGGTTCAGTATTAAGCATTATTCCAATTATTATCTTGTTCCTCTTTTTCCAAAGGTTCTTTATTGCTGGATTAACGTCAGGTGGGGTGAAAGGATAA
- a CDS encoding YesL family protein: MIENMNRFFRLVTRFAMLNALWIGFTVLGLGVFGLFPATVSLFSISRKWIQGNEELPLFKSFVAYFKSVFVKANLVGWLAGGIGAVLYLNYRLIRQAGADVPLLVTVSFIIIVIFFMLMGVSAFPVSVHFTGGLIELFKKTAMFVFGRFHIACLFVMIVWGAIHFSLAFPPIILFFSGSVVSYLIMWFFIRTLHKLEKSYEEQTVSRVIKE; the protein is encoded by the coding sequence GTGATAGAGAATATGAATCGCTTTTTTCGATTAGTAACACGGTTTGCCATGCTAAATGCATTATGGATTGGATTTACCGTGTTAGGTTTGGGAGTATTCGGATTATTCCCGGCGACTGTGTCATTATTTTCCATTTCCAGAAAGTGGATTCAAGGGAACGAGGAGTTGCCGCTTTTTAAGTCTTTTGTAGCTTATTTCAAGAGTGTTTTTGTAAAAGCGAATCTTGTTGGTTGGCTGGCTGGTGGTATTGGGGCTGTGCTTTATTTAAATTATCGTTTAATTAGACAGGCTGGGGCGGATGTTCCACTTCTCGTTACAGTGTCATTTATTATCATCGTTATTTTCTTCATGTTAATGGGAGTCTCAGCCTTCCCTGTTTCAGTTCACTTTACTGGGGGATTGATTGAGCTATTTAAAAAGACTGCTATGTTTGTATTTGGCCGGTTCCACATCGCGTGTCTTTTTGTCATGATCGTTTGGGGGGCTATTCATTTCTCATTAGCATTTCCTCCAATTATTTTGTTTTTTTCTGGAAGTGTTGTTTCCTATCTTATCATGTGGTTTTTTATACGAACTTTACACAAGTTAGAAAAAAGCTATGAGGAGCAGACTGTCTCCCGTGTGATTAAAGAATGA